The DNA region GGTAACAGCTATAGAAGAAAAAGATGACGGCGCAATTTTAACAGAATTTGATGAAGTTAAAACCCCAGAATGGAACAAACTGCTAGTGAATTCAGGTGTCTCAGTTACAGAGATGCATCGAAAGCTCCCGGTTCTCGAAGAATTATTCCTTGAACTAACAGGGGGTGACTCAATTGAATAAATTAATTGAAAATGAAATGATGAAGCTAATGGCAAAAAAACGCCTGATTATTATCGGGATTATTATTGCAGTACTTGTCGCATTATTTACCTATGCACAATTTAAAGAAACGGAAACGCAAAGAGAGAAATTAGGAACAGACGATTGGCGAACAATGCTTCAAGGGCGAATTATCGATCAACAAAATCGTTTAGGGAGCAGTCGAATTTCAGATGAATGGAGAAAACAGATACAAATTTCTTTGCAGCAAAACCAATATTATCTTGATCATGATATTAACCCGTCGGAGCCTGGTGCTCCTACATTTATGAGAATGTTTTTGGAAAATTCAATTGAAATGTTTATTCCATTAATGGTTATGGTTATTGCAAGTGACATTGTATCTTCTGAGCATAGTCAAGGCTCTATTAAGCTACTTTTGACAAGACCTGTCAGGAGGTGGAAAGTACTTTTAAGTAAATATTTCACTCTTGGATTAGCGGTTTCTTTGATTGTAGCAATGGCGGGGATCCTTTCCTATCTAATTTCCGGGTTAGTTTTTGGATATAAAGGATGGGGTGCTCCTGTTTTAACAGGATTTAATGTAACCGATGCTGGATTAAATACAGCAAATGTAAAGCTTATTGACCAGTGGCAGTTTTTATTAATGGATTTTGGACTAGTATGGTTTGTTGCGATTGTAGTGGGGACTTTAG from Neobacillus sp. FSL H8-0543 includes:
- a CDS encoding ABC transporter permease, with amino-acid sequence MNKLIENEMMKLMAKKRLIIIGIIIAVLVALFTYAQFKETETQREKLGTDDWRTMLQGRIIDQQNRLGSSRISDEWRKQIQISLQQNQYYLDHDINPSEPGAPTFMRMFLENSIEMFIPLMVMVIASDIVSSEHSQGSIKLLLTRPVRRWKVLLSKYFTLGLAVSLIVAMAGILSYLISGLVFGYKGWGAPVLTGFNVTDAGLNTANVKLIDQWQFLLMDFGLVWFVAIVVGTLAFMLSVLIRSTAAGMGVMLAALISGAILNNMVSSWESAKYFFMVNLRLTNYMTGAPPPIEGMTLSFSMLVLLVWWAVALFVSFFVFTRKDVY